The Glycine soja cultivar W05 chromosome 8, ASM419377v2, whole genome shotgun sequence genome has a window encoding:
- the LOC114424254 gene encoding laccase-17-like yields the protein MELASFCSLRAIFLFSCALWIMPELTLAKHAKITRHYNFNVQLQNVTRLCQTKSIVTINGRFPGPRVIAREGDRLVIKVTNNVPYNVTIHWHGVRQLRSAWADGPAYVTQCPIQTGQTFVYNFTVTGQRGTLWWHAHISWLRTTLYGPIVILPKKHVPYPFPQTFKEVPIIFGEWWKADTETVINQAMQTGLAPNLSDAYTINGFPGFLYNGTTKDTFKLKVKAGKTYLLRLINAALNNELFFGIANHTLTVVEADAVYVKPFRTNYVLITPGQTINVLLKTKSKAPNAAFVIAARPYATGPAAFDNTTATGLLEYKKSSVSNTKTKNKKLRLLRPVLPKFNDTVFAMKFNKKVRSLANARFPAKVPKTVDKHFFFTVGLGISSCPKNQACQGPNNTRVTAAVNNVSFVMPNIALLQAHFFNKSKGVYTTDFPANPPFRFNYTGTPPNNIMISSGTKAVVLPFNASVELILQDTSIIGAESHPLHLHGFNFFVVGQGNGNFDPKKDPSKFNLVDPAERNTIGVPSGGWVAVRFFADNPGVWFMHCHLEVHTSWGLKMAWIVQDGKLHHQKLPPPPSDLPKC from the exons ATGGAACTTGCTTCTTTCTGCTCATTAAGGGCCatatttcttttctcatgtgctcTGTGGATAATGCCAGAGTTAACACTAGCAAAGCATGCAAAAATCACCAGGCACTACAACTTTAAT GTCCAATTACAAAATGTCACAAGACTATGTCAAACAAAGAGCATTGTGACAATTAATGGTCGATTTCCAGGGCCTAGAGTCATAGCAAGAGAAGGTGACAGGCTAGTGATTAAAGTGACCAACAATGTTCCCTACAACGTTACCATCCATTG GCACGGTGTTCGCCAATTACGGAGTGCTTGGGCAGATGGACCTGCCTATGTGACACAGTGTCCAATTCAAACAGGCCAAACTTTTGTGTACAACTTCACAGTCACTGGCCAAAGAGGAACATTGTGGTGGCATGCCCACATCTCATGGCTAAGAACAACTCTTTATGGTCCTATTGTCATTCTTCCCAAAAAACATGTGCCTTACCCATTCCCCCAAACCTTTAAGGAAGTCCCTATCATATTTG GTGAATGGTGGAAAGCAGACACAGAAACTGTTATTAACCAAGCAATGCAAACAGGATTGGCACCTAATCTCTCAGATGCTTACACCATCAATGGTTTTCCAGGTTTTCTCTACAATGGCACCACAAAAG ATACCTTCAAACTCAAGGTCAAGGCTGGGAAAACTTATCTCCTGCGTCTGATAAACGCTGCACTCAACAACGAGCTCTTCTTCGGCATTGCAAACCACACACTCACTGTGGTTGAAGCTGATGCAGTATATGTAAAGCCCTTCAGAACAAACTATGTACTAATAACACCAGGACAAACTATTAATGTTCTTCTCAAGACCAAGTCTAAGGCTCCAAATGCAGCCTTTGTCATAGCTGCTAGGCCTTATGCTACAGGTCCTGCAGCTTTTGACAACACCACAGCCACTGGCTTGCTGGAGTACAAAAAATCTTCAGTTTCAAACACAAAAACTAAGAACAAGAAGCTTCGTCTTCTTAGACCTGTGCTTCCTAAATTCAATGACACCGTCTTCGCAATGAAATTCAACAAGAAGGTCCGAAGCTTGGCCAATGCAAGATTCCCGGCAAAAGTTCCAAAAACTGTAGACAAACACTTCTTCTTCACTGTTGGATTAGGCATTAGCTCCTGCCCCAAAAACCAAGCATGCCAAGGACCCAATAACACCAGGGTGACTGCAGCCGTTAATAATGTGTCCTTTGTTATGCCAAACATTGCCTTACTCCAAGCCCATTTTTTCAACAAATCCAAAGGTGTGTACACCACTGATTTCCCTGCTAATCCACCCTTCAGATTCAACTATACTGGGACTCCACCAAACAATATCATGATAAGCAGTGGAACTAAGGCAGTGGTGTTGCCATTTAATGCAAGTGTGGAGTTGATCCTGCAGGACACCAGCATTATTGGTGCTGAGAGCCATCCACTTCACCTTCATGGCTTTAACTTCTTTGTTGTTGGTCAAGGCAATGGAAACTTTGACCCCAAGAAGGACCCATCTAAGTTTAATCTGGTTGACCCGGCTGAGAGGAACACCATTGGTGTGCCATCAGGAGGATGGGTTGCCGTGCGCTTCTTTGCAGACAATCCAG GTGTTTGGTTCATGCACTGCCATCTTGAAGTGCATACGAGTTGGGGATTGAAAATGGCATGGATCGTCCAAGATGGAAAGCTGCACCATCAGAAGCTTCCACCTCCACCCTCTGACCTTcccaaatgttaa
- the LOC114423749 gene encoding 60S ribosomal protein L13a-1-like, whose product MVSGSGICAKRVIVDARHHMLGRLASIVAKELLNGQKVVVVRCEEICISGGLVRQKMKYLRFLRKRMNTKPSHGPIHFRAPGKIFWRTVRGMIPHKTKRGEAALARLKVYEGIPPPYDKTKRMVVPDALKVLRLQKGHKYCHLGQLSSEVGWNYYDTIRELEKKRKERAQLCYERKKQLAKLREKAEKVAEKKLGSQIEILAPVKY is encoded by the exons ATGGTTTCGGGGTCAGGGATCTGTGCCAAGAGGGTAATTGTGGACGCACGACACCACATGCTGGGGAGGCTGGCATCGATCGTGGCGAAAGAACTTCTGAATGGGCAGAAGGTGGTGGTGGTACGCTGCGAGGAGATTTGCATCTCCGGTGGGCTCGTCAGGCAGAAGATGAAGTACTTGCGTTTCCTCCGCAAGCGCATGAACACCAAGCCCTCTCACGGCCCCATCCATTTCCGTGCACCCGGCAAGATCTTCTGGCGCACCGTTCGTGG GATGATACCACACAAGACAAAGCGCGGGGAAGCTGCTCTTGCGCGATTGAAGGTGTATGAGGGCATTCCTCCTCCTTATGACAAGACCAAGAGGATGGTTGTTCCTGATGCTCTCAA GGTGTTGAGGCTTCAGAAGGGACACAAATACTGTCATCTGGGCCAATTGTCATCTGAGGTTGGATGGAACTACTATGATACCATCAGG GAacttgagaagaagaggaaggagAGAGCACAATTGTGTTACGAGAGGAAGAAGCAGCTTGCCAAATTGAGGGAGAAAGCTGAGAAGGTTGCAGAGAAGAAGCTTGGTTCCCAAATTGAAATCCTTGCTCCTGTTAAGTACTAA
- the LOC114423747 gene encoding probable serine incorporator, producing MWAASCLASCCAACACDACRTVVSGISRRSARIAYCGLFAFSLVVAWILREVAAPLMESLPWINHFKHTPSREWFETDAVLRVSLGNFLFFTILAVLMVGVKTQRDPRDSMHHGGWMMKIICWCLLVIFMFFVPNEIISFYETISKFGSGMFLLVQVMLLLDFVHGWNDKWVGYDEQFWYIALFVVSLVCYVATFAFSGVLFHFFTPSGQDCGLNVFFITMTMILAFVFAIVALHPAVNGSVLPASVISLYCTYLCYSALASEPRDYECNGLHKHSKAVSTGTLTLGLATTVLSVVYSAVRAGSSAAVLSPPSSPRAGKPLLPLDAKEDEEKEKAKPVTYSYAFFHLIFSLASMYSAMLLTGWSTSVGESGKLVDVGWPSVWVRIITSWATALLYLWSLVAPIMFPEREF from the exons ATGTGGGCAGCTTCTTGCCTGGCGTCATGCTGCGCGGCCTGCGCATGCGACGCCTGCAGGACCGTCGTATCGGGAATCAGCCGCCGTTCCGCCAGGATCGCCTACTGCGGCCTCTTCGCCTTCTCTCTCGTCGTCGCCTGGATCCTCCGTGAGGTCGCCGCTCCCCTCATGGAATCCCTTCCCT GGATCAATCACTTCAAACACACACCTAGCCGAGAATGGTTTGAAACGGATGCAGTTCTGCGGGTTAGCTTGGGGAATTTTCTGTTTTTCACTATTCTAGCTGTTCTGATGGTTGGTGTGAAAACCCAGAGGGATCCCCGGGATAGTATGCACCATGGAGGTTGGATGATGAAAATTATCTGCTGGTGCCTTCTGGTAATCTTTATGTTTTTCGTTCCAAATGAGATCATCAGCTTCTATG AAACAATATCAAAGTTTGGCTCGGGCATGTTTCTTCTTGTTCAAGTCATGCTCTTGTTGGATTTTGTTCATGGATGGAATGACAAATGGGTTGGATATGATGAACAATTCTG GTACATTGCTCTATTTGTTGTTTCCCTTGTTTGTTATGTGGCAACATTTGCATTCTCAGGAGTTCTCTTTCACTTCTTCACGCCATCTGGACAAGACTGTGGACTCAATGTCTTTTTCATTACTATGACCATGATTCTTGCATTTGTTTTTGCCATAGTGGCATTGCATCCTGCA GTAAATGGAAGTGTTTTGCCTGCTTCAGTAATATCATTATACTGCACTTATCTCTGCTATAGTGCACTGGCTAGTGAACCAAGAGATTATGAGTGCAATGGTCTTCACAAACACTCAAAAGCTGTTTCCACTGGCACCCTTACTTTGGGTCTAGCTACAACTGTTCTATCTGTCGTTTATTCTGCTGTGCGTGCTGGATCTTCTGCTGCAGTGCTTTCCCCACCAAGCTCCCCTCGTGCTg GTAAGCCTCTGCTTCCATTGGATGCAAAGGAGGATGAAGAGAAGGAGAAAGCAAAGCCAGTTACATATTCATATGCCTTCTTCCACTTGATTTTCTCTCTTGCTAGCATGTATTCTGCAATGCTTCTGACTGGTTGGTCTACATCTGTTGGAGAGAGCGGGAAGTTGGTTGACGTGGGGTGGCCTTCTGTGTGGGTTCGAATCATCACTTCCTGGGCAACTGCTCTGCTGTACTTGTGGTCTCTCGTAGCTCCTATCATGTTTCCAGAAAGGGAGTTCTGA
- the LOC114423750 gene encoding 60S ribosomal protein L13a-4-like, with protein sequence MVSGSGICAKRVVVDARHHMLGRLASIVAKELLNGQKVVVVRCEEICISGGLVRQKMKYLRFLRKRMNTKPSHGPIHFRAPGKIFWRTVRGMIPHKTKRGEAALARLKVYEGIPPPYDKTKRMVVPDALKVLRLQKGHKYCHLGQLSSEVGWNYYDTIRELEKKRKERAQLCYERKKQLAKLRVKAEKVAEEKLGSQIEILAPVKY encoded by the exons ATGGTTTCGGGGTCAGGAATCTGCGCGAAGAGGGTAGTTGTGGACGCGCGGCACCACATGCTGGGGAGGCTGGCATCGATCGTGGCGAAGGAACTTCTGAATGGGcagaaggtggtggtggtgcgctGCGAGGAGATTTGCATCTCCGGTGGGCTCGTCAGGCAGAAGATGAAGTACTTGCGTTTCCTCCGCAAGCGCATGAACACCAAGCCCTCTCACGGCCCCATCCATTTCCGTGCACCCGGCAAGATCTTCTGGCGCACCGTTCGTGG GATGATACCACACAAGACAAAGCGCGGGGAAGCTGCTCTTGCACGACTGAAGGTGTACGAGGGCATTCCTCCTCCTTATGACAAGACCAAGAGGATGGTTGTCCCTGATGCTCTCAA GGTGTTGAGGCTTCAGAAGGGACACAAATACTGTCATCTGGGCCAATTGTCATCTGAGGTTGGATGGAACTACTATGATACCATCAGG GAACTtgagaagaaaaggaaggagagaGCACAATTGTGTTATGAGAGGAAGAAGCAGCTTGCCAAATTGAGGGTGAAAGCTGAGAAGGTTGCAGAGGAGAAGCTTGGTTCCCAAATTGAAATCCTTGCTCCTGTTAAGTATTAA
- the LOC114423748 gene encoding uncharacterized protein LOC114423748 yields the protein MESTSSKVNVPNSRQLSKQLLFDRRYGWVIDEWKDPAEEALDGGRGMFCILPLAKALVHKASQSINCAVISVKKASEKPELFSHQMLQSALDDGVKSFMTSLKNVGSKGFILNKNSQSQAFNNPSHSLTGSNE from the exons ATGGAATCCACAAGCTCCAAAGTCAATGTTCCAAACTCTAGACAATTATCTAAGCAGCTTTTGTTTGACCGCCGCTATGGATGGGT AATTGATGAGTGGAAAGACCCAGCAGAGGAAGCACTTGATGGAGGCCGAGGAAT GTTTTGCATATTGCCACTTGCCAAAGCTTTGGTGCATAAGGCCTCACAATCG ATAAATTGTGCAGTAATCTCAGTCAAAAAAGCTTCAGAGAAGCCCGAGTTGTTTTCCCATCAGATGCTGCAGAGTGCTTTAGATGACGGTGTTAAGAGTTTTATGACATCTTTAAAAAACGTTGGGAGTAAAGGTTTCATCCTCAACAAGAATTCTCAATCACAAGCTTTCAATAACCCTTCCCACTCACTTACAGGAAGCAATGAATGA